In a genomic window of Alcanivorax sp.:
- a CDS encoding arylamine N-acetyltransferase, whose amino-acid sequence MTLDIEAYLQRIGYQGEKPPTLTTLKALQQLHLQAITFENLNPLLGLPVPLDRQALMDKLVHQRRGGYCFENNLLFLEVLTTLGFQARGITGRVYWNQPDDAWPPRSHMLLLVTIGGEDYLSDVGFGGMTPTAPLQLHCRDPQSTPLEPFRVDVDQEGYSLWVNVGGPWRLLYRFDLMQQGAVDFEMANWYVACHPQSKFVNNLIAVRTGENRRHTLLNELYTVRYPDGRSEKHTITSVTELWGLLQGVFAIDMAGIERQSLEKVLNEKSLFR is encoded by the coding sequence ATGACGCTGGATATTGAAGCCTACCTGCAGCGGATCGGTTATCAGGGGGAAAAGCCACCCACCCTGACCACCCTTAAGGCCCTGCAACAATTACATCTGCAGGCCATTACCTTCGAAAATCTGAACCCGCTGCTGGGGCTCCCGGTGCCACTGGATCGCCAGGCCCTGATGGACAAGCTGGTTCACCAGCGTCGCGGCGGATACTGTTTCGAGAATAACCTGCTGTTCCTGGAGGTGCTTACCACCCTGGGGTTCCAGGCCCGCGGCATCACCGGCCGGGTCTACTGGAACCAGCCCGACGATGCCTGGCCACCACGCTCGCATATGCTGCTACTGGTGACGATTGGCGGTGAGGACTATCTCAGTGATGTGGGATTCGGTGGCATGACACCCACCGCGCCACTGCAACTCCACTGCCGTGATCCACAAAGCACACCGCTGGAACCGTTTCGTGTGGATGTGGATCAGGAGGGTTACAGCTTGTGGGTTAACGTTGGTGGTCCATGGCGCCTGCTTTATCGCTTCGATCTGATGCAACAGGGCGCCGTGGATTTCGAGATGGCCAACTGGTACGTGGCCTGCCACCCGCAATCCAAATTCGTGAATAACCTGATTGCCGTGCGCACCGGCGAAAATCGCCGCCATACCTTGCTCAACGAGCTCTATACGGTGCGTTATCCTGATGGCCGCAGTGAAAAACACACGATCACGTCGGTGACAGAATTATGGGGCTTACTGCAGGGGGTGTTTGCCATTGATATGGCGGGGATTGAGAGACAAAGCCTGGAGAAAGTGCTTAACGAAAAATCATTATTCCGGTAA